A stretch of the Streptomyces sp. NBC_00078 genome encodes the following:
- a CDS encoding response regulator, with translation MGKTRTRWPVPTYSRVVPGASGRVLVVDDNKVIRQLIRVNLELEGFEVVTAADGAECLDVVHQVRPDVVTLDVVMPRLDGLRTAARLRTDPRTRDLPLAIVSACTSYEVETGLDVGVDAFLAKPFEPAELVRLVRELAERGRSGRGRGDGGESGLGSVLGVGETERAGRAGG, from the coding sequence GTGGGGAAAACCCGGACGCGGTGGCCGGTCCCGACCTACTCTCGAGTTGTGCCAGGCGCGTCGGGTCGGGTGCTTGTTGTGGACGACAACAAGGTCATCCGGCAGCTGATCAGGGTCAATCTCGAGCTGGAGGGTTTCGAGGTGGTGACCGCGGCTGACGGTGCCGAGTGTCTGGATGTCGTTCATCAGGTGCGGCCCGATGTCGTCACCCTCGATGTCGTCATGCCCCGCTTGGATGGGCTCCGCACCGCGGCCCGGCTTCGGACCGATCCGCGCACCCGTGACCTTCCTCTCGCCATCGTCAGTGCCTGCACCTCGTACGAGGTCGAGACCGGGCTGGATGTCGGCGTCGACGCCTTCCTCGCCAAGCCCTTCGAACCTGCCGAACTCGTGCGCCTCGTGCGGGAGTTGGCCGAGCGGGGGAGGAGTGGGCGGGGCCGGGGCGATGGTGGCGAGTCGGGGCTCGGGAGTGTTCTCGGCGTGGGGGAGACCGAGCGGGCCGGGCGCGCCGGCGGCTGA
- the nrtL gene encoding ArgS-related anticodon-binding protein NrtL has protein sequence MTPVELSRTVLCAVRRAVDEGELSVAVPRRAVVAPPGPGGCGDYATNIALQLARPAGLPPLRVAEILQRHLVRTDGVAEVVVTGPGFINISLQGAAGSAAANLTREILRAGAAYGHGDALAGQVVEVRIPYDVRAEVVADALVRIVGSQGGRVEVAHGEPVNLRPVPAPDDPALLGPDAARWALLHPAAHDRPRITADHLVQRESNPLFRVRYAHARTRALSRNAADLGFTPEPGHVEAEVEVEVETQAEARAEARAEAQAEVDACPKDDISRLLAVLADHPRVLARAAAHRTPDSLARQLVTVADAVLAVLPSVLPRGDEKPSAAHRARLALAEAAGAVLAGGLSLLGIDAPLHL, from the coding sequence GTGACCCCCGTCGAGCTCTCCCGTACCGTGCTGTGCGCGGTGCGTCGTGCTGTCGACGAGGGGGAGCTGAGCGTGGCCGTACCGCGACGGGCCGTTGTCGCGCCTCCCGGGCCCGGTGGCTGTGGTGACTACGCCACCAACATCGCCCTCCAGCTCGCGCGGCCGGCCGGGCTGCCGCCTCTGCGTGTCGCGGAGATCCTGCAGCGGCACCTCGTCCGGACGGACGGTGTCGCCGAAGTCGTCGTCACCGGGCCGGGGTTCATCAACATCAGCCTGCAGGGGGCAGCGGGTTCCGCCGCAGCCAATCTCACCCGCGAGATCCTCCGCGCGGGCGCTGCGTACGGTCACGGCGACGCCCTCGCCGGGCAGGTCGTCGAGGTGCGTATCCCGTACGACGTCCGAGCCGAAGTCGTCGCCGACGCCCTCGTGCGCATCGTCGGATCCCAGGGCGGTCGCGTCGAGGTCGCCCACGGCGAACCCGTGAACCTGCGGCCCGTCCCGGCGCCCGACGACCCCGCCCTCCTCGGCCCCGATGCCGCACGCTGGGCGCTCCTGCACCCCGCAGCCCACGACCGGCCCCGTATCACCGCCGATCACCTGGTCCAGCGCGAGAGCAACCCGCTCTTCCGCGTCCGTTACGCCCACGCCCGCACCCGGGCCCTCAGCCGTAACGCCGCCGACCTGGGCTTCACCCCCGAGCCCGGTCACGTGGAAGCAGAAGTAGAAGTAGAAGTAGAAACACAAGCAGAAGCACGCGCAGAAGCACGCGCAGAAGCCCAAGCCGAAGTGGACGCATGCCCGAAGGACGACATCAGCCGTCTTCTCGCCGTCCTCGCAGACCACCCCCGTGTCCTCGCCCGTGCGGCAGCGCACCGCACGCCCGACAGTCTGGCCCGGCAGCTCGTCACCGTCGCCGATGCCGTCCTCGCTGTCCTGCCCAGCGTGCTCCCGCGCGGCGACGAGAAACCCTCGGCCGCCCACCGTGCCCGGCTCGCGCTCGCCGAAGCCGCCGGGGCGGTGCTGGCCGGTGGCCTGTCCTTGCTCGGCATCGACGCACCCCTACACCTCTGA
- the lysA gene encoding diaminopimelate decarboxylase: MSRSAHPAGPRHADVLPEGHYSAPPTDLNDLDPKVWAQTVSRDTGGVVTVGGIDVKRIAEEFGTPAYVLDEADFRARARAWRSAFGADADVFYAGKAFLSRAVVRWLHEEGLNLDVCSGGELATALSAGMPADRIAFHGNNKSAEEIRRAVEAGVGRIVLDSFQEIVRVAHIAKELGRRQRVQIRITVGVEAHTHEFIATAHEDQKFGIPLAGGQAAEAVRRALQLDGLELIGIHSHIGSQIFDMSGFEVAAHRVVGLLKDIRDEHGVELPEIDLGGGLGIAYTSDDDPREPHEIAKALTEIVTRECEGAKLRTPRISVEPGRAIVGPTAFTLYEVGTIKPLDGLRTYVSVDGGMSDNIRTALYDAEYSVALVSRTTDAGPMLARVVGKHCESGDIVVKDAFLPSDLAPGDLIAVPATGAYCRSMASNYNHVLRPPVVAVNDGEARVIVRRETEEDLLRLDVG; encoded by the coding sequence ATGAGCCGTTCCGCACACCCCGCCGGGCCCCGTCACGCCGACGTCCTCCCCGAGGGTCATTACTCCGCCCCGCCCACCGATCTGAACGACCTCGATCCGAAGGTGTGGGCCCAGACCGTCAGCCGGGACACGGGCGGTGTCGTCACCGTCGGTGGCATCGACGTCAAGCGGATCGCCGAGGAGTTCGGCACGCCCGCCTACGTCCTCGACGAGGCCGACTTCCGGGCGCGGGCGCGGGCCTGGCGCAGTGCCTTCGGGGCCGACGCCGACGTCTTCTACGCCGGCAAGGCGTTCCTGTCGCGTGCCGTCGTGCGCTGGCTGCACGAGGAAGGGCTCAATCTGGACGTGTGCTCCGGGGGCGAGCTGGCCACCGCCCTCTCGGCCGGCATGCCCGCCGACCGCATCGCCTTCCACGGCAACAACAAGTCGGCGGAAGAGATCCGGCGGGCCGTCGAGGCGGGTGTCGGGCGGATCGTGCTCGATTCCTTCCAGGAGATCGTCCGGGTCGCGCACATCGCGAAGGAACTCGGCAGGCGGCAGCGCGTGCAGATCCGTATCACCGTCGGTGTGGAGGCGCATACGCACGAGTTCATCGCCACCGCCCACGAGGACCAGAAGTTCGGCATTCCGCTGGCCGGCGGGCAGGCGGCGGAAGCGGTCCGCCGTGCGCTCCAGCTCGACGGGCTCGAACTCATCGGGATCCACAGCCACATCGGGTCGCAGATCTTCGACATGTCCGGGTTCGAGGTCGCCGCGCACCGGGTGGTCGGGCTGCTGAAGGACATCCGTGACGAGCACGGTGTCGAGCTGCCGGAGATCGACCTCGGGGGCGGGCTCGGGATCGCGTACACGAGCGACGACGACCCCCGTGAGCCGCACGAGATCGCCAAGGCGCTGACCGAGATCGTCACGCGGGAGTGCGAGGGCGCCAAGCTGCGCACCCCTCGTATCTCCGTCGAGCCCGGGCGGGCCATCGTCGGGCCGACCGCCTTCACGCTGTACGAGGTGGGCACCATCAAGCCGCTCGACGGGCTGCGCACGTACGTCTCCGTCGACGGTGGCATGTCGGACAACATCCGGACCGCGCTGTACGACGCCGAGTACAGCGTCGCCCTCGTCTCGCGCACCACCGACGCCGGGCCGATGCTCGCCCGCGTCGTCGGCAAGCACTGCGAGAGCGGCGACATCGTGGTGAAGGACGCGTTCCTGCCCTCCGACCTGGCACCGGGTGACCTCATCGCGGTGCCTGCCACGGGCGCGTACTGCCGGTCCATGGCCAGCAACTACAACCACGTGCTCAGGCCGCCCGTCGTCGCCGTGAACGACGGCGAGGCCCGTGTCATCGTCCGCCGCGAGACAGAGGAGGACCTCCTGCGCCTCGACGTCGGGTGA
- a CDS encoding homoserine dehydrogenase, with product MMRTRPLKVALLGCGVVGSEVARIMTTHADDLAARIGAPVELAGVAVRRPSKVREGIDPSLVTTDATALVKRGDIDVVVEVIGGIEPARSLITTAFAHGASVVSANKALLAQDGAALHAAAEEHDKDLYYEAAVAGAIPLIRPLRESLAGDKVNRVLGIVNGTTNFILDKMDSTGAGYQEALDEATALGYAEADPTADVEGFDAAAKAAILAGIAFHSRVRLDDVYREGMTEVTASDFASAKNMGCTIKLLAICERAQDGGSVTARVHPAMIPLSHPLASVRGAYNAVFVESDASGQLMFYGPGAGGAPTASAVLGDLVAVCRNRLSGATGPGESAYAALPVSGMGDVVTRYHISLDVADKPGVLAQVATVFAEHGVSIDTVRQQGNNGEASLVVVTHRASDAALSGTVEALRKLDTVRGVASIMRVEGE from the coding sequence ATGATGCGTACGCGTCCGCTGAAGGTGGCGCTGCTGGGCTGTGGGGTTGTCGGCTCAGAGGTGGCGCGCATCATGACGACGCACGCCGACGACCTCGCCGCCAGGATCGGGGCACCCGTGGAACTCGCGGGTGTGGCCGTACGGCGGCCCTCCAAGGTCCGTGAGGGCATCGACCCCTCCCTCGTCACCACCGACGCCACCGCGCTGGTCAAGCGCGGCGACATCGATGTGGTGGTGGAGGTCATCGGCGGGATCGAGCCCGCCCGCTCCCTCATCACCACCGCCTTCGCGCACGGCGCCTCCGTCGTCTCCGCCAACAAGGCGCTGCTCGCCCAGGACGGCGCCGCGCTGCACGCCGCCGCCGAGGAGCACGACAAGGACCTCTACTACGAGGCCGCCGTCGCCGGCGCCATCCCGCTGATCCGCCCGCTGCGCGAGTCTCTCGCCGGCGACAAGGTCAACCGCGTGCTCGGCATCGTGAACGGCACGACCAACTTCATCCTCGACAAGATGGACAGCACGGGAGCCGGGTACCAGGAGGCGCTCGACGAGGCCACGGCGCTCGGGTACGCCGAGGCCGACCCCACCGCCGACGTCGAGGGCTTCGACGCCGCCGCCAAGGCCGCCATCCTCGCCGGCATCGCCTTCCACTCGCGGGTGCGCCTCGACGACGTCTACCGCGAGGGGATGACGGAGGTCACCGCCTCGGACTTCGCCTCGGCCAAGAACATGGGCTGCACCATCAAGCTGCTCGCCATCTGCGAGCGGGCCCAGGACGGCGGATCGGTCACCGCGCGCGTGCACCCCGCCATGATTCCGCTGAGCCACCCGCTCGCCTCCGTGCGCGGCGCGTACAACGCCGTGTTCGTGGAGTCCGACGCGTCCGGGCAGCTCATGTTCTACGGACCCGGTGCGGGCGGTGCGCCCACCGCCTCCGCCGTGCTCGGCGACCTCGTCGCCGTCTGCCGCAACCGACTCAGCGGGGCAACGGGGCCCGGCGAGTCGGCGTATGCCGCGCTGCCCGTGTCGGGCATGGGTGACGTCGTCACCCGCTACCACATCAGCCTCGACGTCGCGGACAAACCGGGTGTTCTCGCCCAGGTCGCCACCGTGTTCGCGGAGCACGGTGTGTCGATCGATACGGTTCGGCAGCAGGGCAACAACGGCGAGGCCTCCCTGGTCGTCGTCACCCACCGCGCGTCCGACGCCGCTCTGAGCGGGACCGTCGAGGCGCTGCGCAAGCTCGACACCGTGCGGGGTGTCGCCAGCATCATGCGGGTTGAAGGAGAGTAA
- the thrC gene encoding threonine synthase: protein MTHQWRGIIEEYRDRLPVSDTTPVVTLREGGTPLVPAQVLSERTGCEVHLKVEGANPTGSFKDRGMTMAITRAKEEGAKAVICASTGNTSASAAAYAVRAGMVSAVLVPQGKIALGKMGQALVHGAKILQVDGNFDDCLTLARALSDNYPVALVNSVNPVRIEGQKTAAFEIVDMLGDAPDIHVLPVGNAGNITAYWKGYQEYAADGIATHTPRMWGFQASGSAPIVRGEIVKDPSTIATAIRIGNPASWQYALDARDQSGGFIDEVTDREILRAYRLLAAQEGVFVEPASAASVAGLLKAAEQGKVDPGQRIVCTVTGNGLKDPDWAVAGAPQPVTVPVDAVTAAERLGLA from the coding sequence ATGACCCACCAGTGGCGCGGAATCATCGAGGAGTACCGGGACCGGCTGCCCGTCTCCGACACCACTCCGGTCGTGACGCTCCGCGAGGGCGGCACGCCCCTCGTGCCCGCGCAGGTGCTCTCCGAGCGCACGGGCTGCGAGGTCCACCTGAAGGTGGAGGGCGCGAACCCCACCGGGTCCTTCAAGGACCGCGGCATGACCATGGCCATCACCCGGGCCAAGGAGGAGGGCGCGAAGGCCGTGATCTGCGCCTCCACCGGCAACACGTCGGCCAGCGCCGCCGCCTACGCCGTCCGCGCGGGCATGGTGTCGGCCGTTCTCGTTCCGCAGGGCAAGATCGCGCTCGGCAAGATGGGCCAGGCCCTCGTGCACGGCGCCAAGATCCTCCAGGTCGACGGCAACTTCGACGACTGCCTCACCCTCGCCCGCGCGTTGAGCGACAACTACCCCGTGGCGCTGGTGAATTCGGTCAATCCCGTGCGCATCGAAGGCCAGAAGACGGCCGCCTTCGAGATCGTCGACATGCTCGGCGACGCGCCGGACATCCACGTCCTCCCGGTCGGCAACGCGGGCAACATCACCGCGTACTGGAAGGGCTACCAGGAGTACGCCGCCGACGGCATCGCCACGCACACCCCCCGGATGTGGGGCTTCCAGGCCTCCGGCAGTGCCCCGATCGTGCGCGGCGAGATCGTCAAGGACCCGTCGACCATCGCCACCGCGATCCGCATCGGCAACCCGGCCTCCTGGCAGTACGCGCTGGACGCGCGGGACCAGTCCGGCGGCTTCATCGACGAGGTGACGGACCGTGAAATCCTGCGCGCCTACCGGCTGTTGGCCGCGCAGGAGGGCGTGTTCGTCGAGCCGGCGTCCGCCGCGTCCGTCGCCGGACTGCTGAAGGCCGCGGAGCAGGGCAAGGTCGACCCGGGCCAGCGGATCGTGTGCACGGTCACCGGCAACGGCCTGAAGGACCCCGACTGGGCCGTCGCCGGCGCCCCGCAGCCGGTCACCGTCCCGGTCGACGCGGTGACGGCGGCCGAGCGCCTCGGTCTGGCCTGA